One window of Zalophus californianus isolate mZalCal1 chromosome 3, mZalCal1.pri.v2, whole genome shotgun sequence genomic DNA carries:
- the CDCA7 gene encoding cell division cycle-associated protein 7 isoform X1, whose product MDARRVPQKDHGVKKNVKKFRYVKLISMETSSSSDDSCDSFASDNFANTKPKFRSDISEELANVFYEDSDNESFCGFSESEVQDVLDHCGFLQKSRPDVTKELASIFHADSDDESFCGFSESEIQDGMRLQSDHTGYRTRSQCRRSGPLRVAMKFPTQKTRGAATKRAVPPQPPENTVTDSSSDSEDENGMNFLEKRALNIKQNKAMLAKLMSELESFPGSFPGRRSLPGPSTQSKTPRRRTFPGVASRRNPERRARPLTRSRSRILGSLSALPTEEEEEEMEDKYMLVRKRKTMDNYMNEDDMPRSRRAGSMTLPHIIRPVEEITEEELENICNNSREKIYNRSLGSTCHQCRQKTIDTKTNCRNPECWGVRGQFCGPCLRNRYGEEVKDALLDPNWHCPPCRRICNCSFCRQRDGRCATGVLVYLAKYHGFGNVHAYLKSLKQEFEMQA is encoded by the exons CAAAAGGATCACGGAGTAAAGAAGAACGTAAAGAAATTTAGATATGTGAAGTTGATTTCCATGGAAACGTCATCATCCTCTGATGACAGTTGTGACAGCTTTGCTTCTGATAATTTTGCAAACACG aaaccTAAATTCAGGTCAGATATCAGTGAAGAACTGGCAAATGTTTTTTATGAGGACTCTGATAATGAATCTTTCTGCGGCTTTTCAGAAAGTGAGGTGCAAGATGTGTTAGACCATTGTGGATTTTTACAGAAATCAAGGCCAGATGTCACTAAAGAACTGGCCAGTATTTTTCATGCCGACTCTGACGATGAATCATTTTGCGGTTTCTCAGAGAGTGAGATACAAGATGGAATG AGACTGCAGTCAGACCACACCGGCTACAGGACCCGCAGCCAGTGCCGACGGTCCGGACCCCTCCGGGTGGCCATGAAGTTTCCAACCCAAAAAACGAGGGGAGCCGCCACCAAAAGAGCagtgcccccccagccccctgagAATACTGTAACCGATTCCAGTTCTGATTCAGAAGATGAAAATGGAATGAATTTTTTGGAGAAAAGAGctttaaatataaagcaaaacaaagcaatg CTTGCAAAACTAATGTCAGAACTAGAAAGCTTCCCTGGCTCATTCCCTGGAAGGCGTTCCCTACCAGGCCCCAGTACA CAGTCAAAGACCCCCCGAAGGCGTACATTCCCAGGTGTAGCTTCCAGGAGAAACCCTGAACGAAGAGCTCGTCCTCTTACCAGGTCAAGGTCCCGGATCCTTGGGTCCCTTAGTGCTCTAcccacagaggaggaggaggaagagatggaGGATAAGTACATGCTGGTGAGAAAGAGGAAGACCATGGACAACTACATGAAT GAAGATGACATGCCCAGAAGTCGTCGTGCCGGATCCATGACCCTTCCACATATAATTCGCCCTGTGGAAGAAATTACAGAGGAAGAGCTGGAGAACATCTGCAACAACTCTCGAGAGAAGATCTATAACCGCTCATTG GGATCTACTTGCCATCAATGCCGCCAGAAAACTATTGATACCAAAACAAACTGCAGAAACCCAGAGTGCTGGGGTGTTCGAGGCCAGTTCTGTGGTCCCTGCCTTCGAAACCGTTACGGTGAAGAGGTCAAGGATGCTCTGCTGGATCCA AATTGGCATTGCCCGCCTTGCCGCAGAATCTGCAACTGTAGTTTCTGCCGGCAGCGAGATGGGCGGTGTGCGACTGGGGTCCTTGTGTATTTAGCCAAATACCATGGCTTTGGGAATGTGCATGCTTACTTGAAGAG tCTGAAACAGGAATTCGAAATGCAAGCATAG
- the CDCA7 gene encoding cell division cycle-associated protein 7 isoform X2 has translation MDARRVPQKDHGVKKNVKKFRYVKLISMETSSSSDDSCDSFASDNFANTRLQSDHTGYRTRSQCRRSGPLRVAMKFPTQKTRGAATKRAVPPQPPENTVTDSSSDSEDENGMNFLEKRALNIKQNKAMLAKLMSELESFPGSFPGRRSLPGPSTQSKTPRRRTFPGVASRRNPERRARPLTRSRSRILGSLSALPTEEEEEEMEDKYMLVRKRKTMDNYMNEDDMPRSRRAGSMTLPHIIRPVEEITEEELENICNNSREKIYNRSLGSTCHQCRQKTIDTKTNCRNPECWGVRGQFCGPCLRNRYGEEVKDALLDPNWHCPPCRRICNCSFCRQRDGRCATGVLVYLAKYHGFGNVHAYLKSLKQEFEMQA, from the exons CAAAAGGATCACGGAGTAAAGAAGAACGTAAAGAAATTTAGATATGTGAAGTTGATTTCCATGGAAACGTCATCATCCTCTGATGACAGTTGTGACAGCTTTGCTTCTGATAATTTTGCAAACACG AGACTGCAGTCAGACCACACCGGCTACAGGACCCGCAGCCAGTGCCGACGGTCCGGACCCCTCCGGGTGGCCATGAAGTTTCCAACCCAAAAAACGAGGGGAGCCGCCACCAAAAGAGCagtgcccccccagccccctgagAATACTGTAACCGATTCCAGTTCTGATTCAGAAGATGAAAATGGAATGAATTTTTTGGAGAAAAGAGctttaaatataaagcaaaacaaagcaatg CTTGCAAAACTAATGTCAGAACTAGAAAGCTTCCCTGGCTCATTCCCTGGAAGGCGTTCCCTACCAGGCCCCAGTACA CAGTCAAAGACCCCCCGAAGGCGTACATTCCCAGGTGTAGCTTCCAGGAGAAACCCTGAACGAAGAGCTCGTCCTCTTACCAGGTCAAGGTCCCGGATCCTTGGGTCCCTTAGTGCTCTAcccacagaggaggaggaggaagagatggaGGATAAGTACATGCTGGTGAGAAAGAGGAAGACCATGGACAACTACATGAAT GAAGATGACATGCCCAGAAGTCGTCGTGCCGGATCCATGACCCTTCCACATATAATTCGCCCTGTGGAAGAAATTACAGAGGAAGAGCTGGAGAACATCTGCAACAACTCTCGAGAGAAGATCTATAACCGCTCATTG GGATCTACTTGCCATCAATGCCGCCAGAAAACTATTGATACCAAAACAAACTGCAGAAACCCAGAGTGCTGGGGTGTTCGAGGCCAGTTCTGTGGTCCCTGCCTTCGAAACCGTTACGGTGAAGAGGTCAAGGATGCTCTGCTGGATCCA AATTGGCATTGCCCGCCTTGCCGCAGAATCTGCAACTGTAGTTTCTGCCGGCAGCGAGATGGGCGGTGTGCGACTGGGGTCCTTGTGTATTTAGCCAAATACCATGGCTTTGGGAATGTGCATGCTTACTTGAAGAG tCTGAAACAGGAATTCGAAATGCAAGCATAG